GCGATCGCCAAAATTTTCTACTCCTAATACCTGTGGCGTTTCGATAATGTGTTCCATCCAGCGAATATCCTGCGTCATCTCCAAGCCAACTTGATTAATGAGTTTTAACGCTTGGTCAACATCAGCGTGATACGCGACAGGAATATTTAAATCAGCGCGCGACCAACGACTTGAAAGATTTGCCACAATTCTGACTTCACTGTTAGGAATTGTAATCAAACGCCCTTCCGCGTCTCGTAGCTGCGTAATGCGTAAATTTAAGTTTTCGACTAAACCGCCAACGGTTCCTACTTCGATTACATCCCCAAGTGCATATTGGTCTTCTAAGATGATTAAGAAGCCGTTGATTGCGTCTTTAATCAGGTTTTGCGAAGCTAAAGAAACAACAACCCCAACCAAGCCTGCACCTGCAAGGATCGGCGCGACATTAATTCCTAACGCTGTTAAAGCGATAACGATACCAATGATGACTCCGCTTAACGTCGCGATACTTTTGGTAACGCCGGAAATTGTTGAAACACGCAATTGCAGTCTTAAAGCGTCTTCTGAAGTCAGTAACGCATTACTTGCAAAAGCGGCGGTGAATTGGTCAATTAGAATATAACTCAAGCGAATGACAACATAGGTTCCTAGCCCCACAATCACCAGCGTAAACGGAATTGTCAGCGCGGTAAAAATCCAAGCTTGGACAATTCGCGTAAAGGGAAACAAACCTAAAATAACTAGCGTACCACCGCCCCAAACCAGACTTTGCGTGAGTTGAAAAAGTCGCTGGCGAACTTCTTCGATGTTACGGTGTCGCTGTCGTGTAAGTTGAGTAGTTACGGGATTCGTTGTTTGTGGAGTCGCGAACGTCACAGGTTGCTGTTTTAAGCGCCAGTACCAGCGGCGGATTCCCCAGCTTGTGACAACCATACCGAGAAAAACGCCAGCTGCGATCGCGCCTTGACGCTGTAAAGATTCAGGTTGTCGCTCTTGTTTTGCGCGTCTGAGGTTTTGTTCGAGCGATTGCGCTAATGTTTGTGCCAAACTAAAAGGATCTTCTGCCTGTTGCACTTGCGCATCCAGGTCGGTTACTGTCAATAGCTGCTGACCGTTGACATAGATGACGGGTAGATTGTTTTCTGTTCTAATCTCGACTTCAAGTGCGTCAGAATCGCTTTGAAAGTAATTTTGGCTAATGATTTGCAATCGTTGCTGAATATCGTCAACGCGCTGCTGTAAGCTAGCTCTCGGTGCCGCAATTTGAAACAAACGACGACCATCCAGCCGAATTGATGCTGTCTCGACCTGAGTTTCTGAAGTATCTGCCTGTTGCGTGAGATTGGGTAAAGATATGGGAAGTGATGGTATTTGAGCAGCAAAGGGAGAAACAATGCCAATATTAAGAAAAATTGACCCTGTAATTGCCCAAAATCGAGAATGCATCTCTATCCTCCAGCACAAAGTATTCTCTGTTACATAGGGTAACGGTTAATAATATGTAAAGAATACAGTTAAGCTAGGGGACACGTCCCAGTTCTAAACTAAAGGATAATTAATGACTGCAACTTCAACTAAGCCAAAGTACGAGATTAAAGACCTTTCCCTGGCGGCTACAGGAAGACAGCGGATCGAATGGGCTGGGCGCGAAATGCCTGTTTTGCGTCAAATCCGCGATCGCTTCGCGCAAGAAAAACCCCTTGCTGGAATTCGTTTGGTTGCGTGCTGTCACGTTACCACTGAAACCGCCCATTTGGCGATCGCGCTCAAAGCAGGTGGTGCAGACGCACTGCTGATTGCGAGTAACCCACTTTCGACGCAAGACGACGTAGCTGCTAGCCTCGTTGCGGACCATGATATTCCTGTTTTCGCGATCAAAGGCGAAGACAACGAAACTTATCACCGTCACGTTCAAATTGCCCTCGATCATCGCCCCAACGTAATTATCGACGACGGTAGCGATGTTGTCGCTACTTTAATTCAACAACGCCAACACCAAATTGCTGATATTATTGGCACTACCGAAGAAACAACGACGGGTATTGTCCGCCTCAAAGCGATGTTCAAAGACGGGGTGCTAACGTTCCCCGCGATGAATGTTAACGATGCGGATACGAAACACTTCTTCGATAACCGCTACGGTACAGGACAATCGACACTCGATGGCATTATCCGTGCGACAAACCTCCTACTAGCCGGAAAAACTGTTGTTGTTGCGGGTTATGGTTGGTGCGGTAAGGGAACTGCACTGCGGGCGCGCGGAATGGGCGCAAATGTGATTGTTACCGAAATTGACCCCGTAAGAGCGATCGAAGCCGTCATGGATGGTTTTCGCGTCATGCCTATGTCTGAAGCTGCACCAGAGGGTGACTTATTTATTACGGTAACAGGTAACAAGCACGTGATTCGCGCAGAACACTTTGAGGCGATGAAAGACGGTGCGATCGTTTGTAACTCTGGTCACTTTGATATTGAAATTGACCTCAAATCGCTGGGTGCAACTGCAACAGAAGTCAAGCAAGTTCGTAACTTTACCCAAGAATACCGGATGCCTAATGGTAAATCGGTTGTTGTTTTAGGTGAAGGACGTTTAATTAATTTAGCTGCTGCTGAGGGACATCCTAGCGCAGTGATGGATATGAGCTTTGCTAACCAAGCTTTGGCGTGTGAATATTTGGTGAAGAATAAAGGATCGCTAGAACCTGGTATTCACTCGATTCCTACCGAAGTTGACCAAGAAATTGCGCGTCTGAAGCTACAAGCGATGGGAATTAACATTGATAGTTTGACAGCAGAGCAAGAAGAATATATTAACTCTTGGACTGCGGGTACATAATTTCATCGACTGCGAATAAAATGTTGCGGGGCGTTGTTTGCAGCGCCCCGTTTACTTAAACAGGAAATTCAATCGTGGCTCGACTTTCTGTAGAATTACACCGCTATTTTTTTGACGAAGTACGCCCTCCCCAGGTGAATTTGTCACAAATACTGGCACTTGCAGGGGAACGTATATTTGGTTTTTTGTTTGTGGTATTATCTTTACCCTCAGCGTTACCCGTACCTGCACCAGGATACTCGATTCCGTTTGGTATCTTGCTTTTTTTACTCGCTGTGCAGTTGATTATTGGCGCTAGATCTCCCTGGCTACCACCACGACTCGCCAATCATCCGATCGCCTTAAATCAAATTCAAGGAATTTTAAAATCAGGAATTCCCTGGTTAAAACGTATCGAAGCGATCGCGCGTCCGCGTTTGAGTTACATCTGTACCAGTATCAGCGGACGCGTTGTGATTGGTTGTGCGATCGCCCTTATGGCAATTTCTATGATGATTCCCATCCCTGGGACAAATACGCTTCCTGCGATCGGGATTTTTGTCACTGGTTTTGGTTTACTCGAAGACGACGGCGCTATTAGTTTACTTGGTCTAGTTTTGTGTCTTCTTGGTGCAACTCTGTCAATTTCAATTCTAGTTGCTCTGTATTTCGGAGGTACAAGCTTGATTGAGTGGATAAAGGCATATTTTTAAATAAAAGTCAAGTTATTGATTGCCAACTACCAATTCCCTGCGATATTCAACCGGAGACAACACCAGCATGCTCGAATGGATTACCAACACAATGAGTTCCCTCGGATATTTGGGAATTGGATTACTGATGTTTCTGGAAAATTTGTTTCCGCCGATTCCTTCAGAATTAATTATGCCATTAGCCGGTTTTACCGTAGCCAGAGGTCAAATGCAGTTTATTCCTGCGATCGCCGCTGGAGTTTTAGGAACTGTCCTCGGCGCGCTGCCTTGGTACTATGCTGGTAAGATTCTTGGTACAGAGCGCTTACAACAACTAGCAGACAAATACGGTAAGTGGATATCAATTTCTAGCAAAGATATTACTAAAGCAGATCGCTGGTTCGCTCGTCATGGTGGCAAAGCCGTTTTCATTTGCCGCTTAGTTCCTGGAGTGCGCACGCTGATTTCACTTCCTGCGGGGATCGGCGGAATGCATTTAGTTCCGTTTCTGCTCTATTCCACGCTGGGCACGCTACTATGGGTGGGCTTACTGACTTATTTAGGGTACGTCTTAGGCGACAACTACGAACTGGTAGATGAATATCTTGCTCCTGTCTCTAAAATTGTAGTCGTTACTCTCGTCATCGCTTTCATTCTTTGGGTAGTCAGAAAAAATATGCGGCGCTATAGCTAAGACTAAATCAATGTTACCAAGTAACAATTGTTATTTACAAATCTGAGATCTGCGCCATCACTTCTTGTAGCAATATCAATTTTGATATTTTCCCAAATAATTTCCAAATTTACTCTAAAGTAATCATGTACGACAATATTGCGAATTCCTCGAATATCAATCCAAGGAATCTCTGGGTAAATAATTTCAACTTCAGGTAGGAGATTACCAGTTGCTTCACCAATAATTGCTAAGTTAGATAAAACTGCTTTTACAGTTTGTCTGTCATTTTGGAAATCTGTAAAGGTCATGCTTTTGGTGAAGTCTTCAATTTCAAGACTCACGTCCAAAATATCTTAAAGTCTCTGACGCACTTTCTAGAAGGCACGTACTGCTTGCTCTAACACAGGTTCTTGCAGATAAGACTTGAGCGAATCTGTCGTTTTTAAATCCACAGAACAATCTAAACTCTTCTCTAGATACCGCTGTAGTCTCACAAATGTTAACAGCCCGAAATTCAACTAGCAAATCGATATCACTCTCTGCTGTTGCTTCATTCCGAGCAACGGAACCGAACAGCAATAATGATTTTACATTGTGAAATCCTTCAGCTTTGTTTGACGGGCTAGTAAAATAGCTAGCACCTCATCTCTTTTCATTTTGCTCAAAGCTTACTTAAATTGTCACCACTGTCCTTGTTGCTCTAGACGCAAGTCCAATTTTGGCATAAACTCACCAAAGTAAATCTCAAATCTGAGAAAAATGCGATCGCAGCGAAACTGTAACCAATACTGGTAACGTCAGATCAAGAATAAAACTTCGTTTGGACGCTACAGCTTGAAACGCTTTCATTACTGGCAACTTTTACCGTACATCAAACCGCAGTGGAAGACGATTGCGCAGGCTTTTGTTTGCACATTGATATTTACTATTTTTTGGCCCATCCTTGCGTGGTTAGCAGGTCGCATTGCAGCGTATATTGGTCAGGGAGATATCTTGGCGATCGCGCAAATTGCGGCGATCAGTGCTGTCGTGTTTCTCAGTCAAAAAATCGCGCAGTTCGGTCAAGATTCCCTCATGGCAAAAGCTGCTTTATTCATTGCGTTCGATCTGCGTCAGCGAGTTTATGCACATCTACAGCGATTAAACTTAAGCTTTTTTGAAACGGCTAAAACAGGGGATCTATCGTATCGTCTTACCGAAGATATTGACCGCATTGGTGAAGTTATCAACAAAGTCTTTCACGACTTTATTCCTTGCGTGTTGCAGTTGATTGTTGTCTTGGGATACATGATATATCTCAACTGGCAACTAACGCTATCAACTTTGATTATTGCGCCATTAATGGCAATTTTGATCGGCTGGTTTGGCGAACGGTTGCAGCAAGTTTCGCGCCGCAGTCAAAATCAAATATCTGATTTATCAGCATTACTCATCGAGGTTTTCAGCGGTATCCGTTTAGTGCAAGCTTTCGCTGCTGAAGATTATGCCTTAAATCGCTTTCGTCAAGATGCTGAACGCAATCGTAAAGCGAAATACGCTGCAGAGAGATTAAAGGCAATTCAGTTTCCAGTGATTGGTTTTCTCGAAGCTATTAGTGCTTTAATACTATTATTTTTAGGTGGTTGGCAAATTTCTGCGGGAAACTTAACTCCTAGCGAATTTGTGAGTTACGTTGCCGGTTTAGCATTATTAATTGACCCAATTTCGCATATCACGACTAATTACAACGAATTTAAGCAGGGACAAGCATCGGTAGATCGAATTTTTGAATTGTTGGCAATCAAACCCACTGTTTTAGAAAAGCCCAATGCGATCGCGCTTCCTCCCGTTACAGGTAAAGTTGAATATCGCCGCGTTTCTTTTGGATACAAACCTGAACAACTCGTCATCAAAGACTTGAGTTTACTAGCGCATCCAGGTGAAAGAATTGCGTTTGTCGGTGCTTCAGGTGCAGGTAAAACGACGATTGTTAACTTGTTACCGCGCTTCTACGACCCGCTATCAGGTGATATTTTCATCGACGGTATCAATATTCGAGATGTCACCTTATGCAGCTTAAGACGGCAAATTGGGATCGTACCGCAAGAAACGATTCTCTTCTCAGGAACGATTGCCCAAAATATCGCCTTTGGTAAAACTGAATTTGATCTCGATGACATTGTGACCGCAGCTAAAATTGCGAATGCACATCGATTCATCACGCAATTACCTTATGGTTATGACACTGTAGTCGGAGAACGCGGCGTTAATCTCTCAGGAGGACAACGTCAAAGACTCGCGATCGCGCGTGCAGTGTTACTCAATCCGCGCATTCTCATTCTTGATGAAGCAACAAGCGCCCTAGATTCTGAATCAGAAGCATTAGTACAAGAAGCTCTAGAACGACTGATGCATAATCGTACAGTCTTTATCATTGCGCACCGTTTAGCGACTGTGCGACGCTGCGATCGCATTTTAGTTATCGAACAAGGGCAAATTGTCGAATCAGGTACGCATGAAGAATTATTAGCCCTCTCGCGCCGCTACGCCCGATATTATTCCCAGCAATTTAATTAGTGGGCTTGCTGTTTAATGCTAATGTCGCGCAACTTGAGCAAACTTTGCAGAGCCAGGGATGTGTATTGAATAGATACTGTTACTACAAATAGACCGCAGAGGGAGCAGAGGAGAAATGGAATGAATGTTACCAAATAGTTTTGCTCAAAAATTATTCCCATCAGTTATATCGTTTGCTTGTCATCGAAAGTGTCGATAATTACTTCCCCTGACACTGCTGGTTGATACCCTAGAGCATTGATTGGTTAAGTCAAGGCGGATTACGGCTGTTATAACCTATGGATGTTATTGAGCGTAACTCAGAGTTAACAGTGTTTGGACTACCCGCCGAGCAAGGTAGATGGTTACTGATTCCTCTGGGTATGAGTATTTTACTTTGTTTAGGGAGTGTTTACTCCTGGAGTATTTTTAGAAAACCTTTAGAAAGTGAATTGAATATTAGTGCAACTGAAAGTTTATTACCCTATACCGTTGCTCTTGTTTTCTATGCTGCATTCATGCCAATCGCTGGCTTTTATATTCCTCGGATAGGAACTCGTATCATGACGGCGATCGGGGGAATCGTAGTCGGCGTAGGTTATATTCTTTCAAGTTTTACCGCTGATATTGGGATGATAGTCCTCACCTATGGTGTCATTGCTGGAACAGGAGTTGGCATTGCTTATGGTGTACCAATGGCTGTGGTTGCTCGATGGTTCCCTGACAAAAAAGGATTAGCCGTGGGCTTGACGATTATCGGTTTTGGGCTTTCTCCCCTGATCGCTGCTCCTTTAGCAAATTACTTAATTGGAAGATACTCTGTTAGACTAACTCTGCGGATTTTAGGCATCGCGTTTACAGCGATTATTCTAGGAATTGCGCTCGCGATGAAATTGCCTCCGCAAAACTGGTGTCCCCGTCGGATAGCTGCTGCTCCAGCATCTACTGTCATGCCGAGTTATCCTGCCCATTTACTCAGATCTCAGTCATTTTATGGGCTATGGGTTTGCTATGCGATTGGCACTTTGATTGGATTAAGTGCCATTGGTATTTCCAGTCCAGTTGGTGAGGAGATAATTGATATCAATCCGAGGTTGGCAGCAAGTAGTGTTTCTCTATTTGCGCTCTTTAATGGAGTCAGTCGTCCTTTGTTTGGCTGGTTAAGCGATCGCTTTAAACCTCATTATGTGGCGATTATGTCTTATACGCTCATCTTGATTGCCTGCGTGTTGATGGTCAATGCTCAGAAAGGACAAATTGTCACGTATGTTGTTGCCTTTTGCCTATTTTGGTTTTGTTTGGGAGGATGGTTAGCAATGGCTCCTGCTATCACCCTCCGGTTTTTTAACCCCGATCGGTATGCTCAAAATTACGGAATTGTGTTTACCGCCTATGGTACAGGTGCTTTGATTGGAACTTTGGTGACTGGAAGAATTCGAGATTGGTTTGGCACTTACGCCTATGCATTTTATCTAATGGCTCTACTTGCCATTATTGGCATTCTCGTTGCCAACTTCATGCTCAAGCGCAGCGATCGCCTATATTCGTAATGACAGTACTGGATTGTCAGTAATATTTTCAAAAGGCGCGTTCCATATCTGGTGAACTTGTGGTTGTCTTTCAAAGCGTTTCCAAGTAACTTAACAAGTCTGCCATTTCTTTGGGACTAGGCTTGAACTGTGGCATCGGTGGAGTATCGCCACTAATGACTTGATGAATCAACCCAAAACGAGATTTACGCTTAGAAATACCTTGTAAACTAGGACCCACGTTACCATCAGCTTGCCATCCGTGACAACCCGCGCAGTTCATTTGAAAAATCGCACTGCCGCGTACGGGATCTCCTGTTAATGACAAAACATTCTTAACATAAGGCTCAGAAACTCTTACCCTATGTACGCCCACAACAACTAATATTGCAACTAGCAAAATCGCCAAAGCGATAAATGCAAGCCGCTGGAGTAGAATTTCCGGTTTAGCGAACTGATTAGCCAAAAGCTGATTACTTAACTTGAGACTTCACAAAAATATTTATCTCCTAACACTTAGCTTAAAAGTTCTTGATAGTGTTCGCAAGCAAAGTCAATGAAATCAGCATTTGTAATTAAGTTTTGTATAGAGACTTTACCAATTTCTGGTTCTCTCTTAGCACTAATTCAGTGTATGCTGAATTAGGAGTTATTGTTGTTGGCTGCTGTTGGGTCATCTAACCTAATGCAGCCTTAGTCACGAAGCACGATTGCGCGTAGCGCAGAGCTTATTATGCGATCGCAACAGGAGACATTGCATGGTTGAACCACTACTCGATGGAATTGTTCTTGGCTTGATAGTGATTACTTTGGCTGGTTTATTTTTTGCCGCGTATCAGCAATATAAGCGTGGCAAGCAGTTGGGTTTATAAGCTAGCTAGACTCTAGCCCTTCTAATTGTTTTGGAAGGGCTTTTCATGTTCTAGGTAGACTGCACGATAGAAAGTAACAGCCGCGTTACCGTAAACTTTTTCTCGACAGATTTCTAGTGAAGAAGGTTGTAACTTGGGCAGATCGGGATGATGTTCTACCGCAAGTTCGCCGCTTGGATGCAATAATTGGTACTGCGCGATCGCCTGCAACACTGGTAAATACAAATTACTCGCATACGGTGGATCGAAGTAGATGCGGTCAAACTGTTGTCCTGAAAGTGTTTTTAACCGCTGCACTACGTCGCCGCGCAAAACTTGAAACGTTTGTCCAGACTGTGCTACTTTTTGCCAATTTTCCTTAATAATCGCACAGGCACGGCTTGATTGTTCAATTCCCACAACCAAGGCTGCGCCACGGCATAACGCTTCTGCACCCATTGAACCGTTCCCAGCACACAGATCTAGCCAACGACTACCTGCGATCGCACCTTGCCAAATATTAAAGACGGCTTCGCGTACCCTGCCCGTTGTTGGTCGCGTGTCTCTCCCTGGTAATGTTTTTATAAGACGATTGCCGTAAATGCGCATGAGAAAGAGAGCAGAGGGATAAAGGAGAGCTCAAAAGCTCTGAGGAGAAAATATACTTACACGGGTACTGTGGTGCGGACTTGCTGCACAAAGTTGGATAAAATTCGCAATCCAGCAGTAGAGGATTTTTCAGGGTGGAATTGCATTGCCATGATATTGTCGCGGGCGATCGCTGCTGTCACCGTTTGACTACCATGCGTTACTGTTGCGGCTTGAATTGTAGAATCCTCAGGCTCAACATAATAGGAGTGAACAAAATAAACCCAAGGCTGTGATGGTAGATTTTGCCATAGGGGACAATCAGGTTGAGTAAGCTCTAGTTGATTCCAACCCATATGCGGAATTGTAATTCCTGGCTCGCCTTTAAAGCGCCGTACTGTACCAGAAATAATTCCCAAACCAGGCTCTACACCTTCTTCACTGCATTCGAATAAGACTTGCAGTCCCAGACAAATACCAAGAAACGGTTTCCCACTGGCGATCGCATCTTTGATTGGTTCAACCAAGTCACGGGATCTCAAATGCTGTACAGCAGGATCGAACGCACCGACGCCGGGTAACAATACTGCATCAGCTTTTGCTAATTCTATAGCTGAGTCAGTAATTTTCGGAGTCGCTCCCGCTTTCTCTAAACCTTTGCAGACCGAATGCAGATTACCCATGTCATAATCTATAACTGCGATCGCTGCCATTGAGCAGACCCTCCTCGATCGTTACCACTAAATTCTATTGTAAGTGCAACTAAGTTATTCTCCATGAGACGCTAACATCATTTTCAGCAATCTCCCCTTCGTGTATTGTTGTGTCCTAAGAAAGCGGGAAGGCTACGCTTATGTAGTTCGTCTCAAAGAAACAAAATTAATTAAGATTGCTATATGCCTTCTCAAATCCTGCTAACTTCATTTACAACATGGCTACCGCATCAAAAATCTAATTCATCCGACGATCTCATCGCGAAAATCGACGAGTTATATCTTACAAATAGCACTTTACAACTACCTCTACTAACCGTTTTAAGAAAACTACCTGTTGATACTCAACAAGCCAGCAAAATTGTCATCAGTAAAATTACTGAAATTCAACCTACTGCTATTATTTGTTGTGGTATGGCAGAAAGTCGAACGCAACTCACTGTAGAATCTCATGCTGCTTGTGGAGATGTTGTTTTGCGATCGCCACTCGATCTAGAACACCTAATTGCTGAGCTTTCTATAACCCAAATCAGCCACGATGCCGGAAAGTTTGTTTGTGAAGGACTTTATTTCGCAGTTTTAGACTATATCACAACGCAGAAATTAAACAGCCATTGTCTTTTTGTTCACGTCCCTATTTTGACAGAAGATAATATGCAAAAAGTTATAAAAGACTTCATATTAATTATTCAAAAAATGGCACTTTTATAAGTTATGTTGTGTCTTATTTTGAGTCGATCGCAACTTAACAAAAGGGTAGATCGCATTCTTACCCTTATTTGCTAGTTTATAAATGCTGTTATGCTACCATTGTTGCCCGTTTTCACGTTTGCTCAAGCTACACCCACACCTACGCCAACACCACAACAAGAAATCGTACAACCGCAACAAGTACGCCCCTTGCCTGGATCGTTAGATACTGTTCCGGTATTTAATAGCAATAGTCCCGAAGTCGTCCAAACCGAAGGAATTTTATTATCGACGTTTCCTCCGAGTGGAAAAAAAGCAGCAAACGCCCATCTTAACTTTCCGTTCCAAGGACGATTTGATATCTTCGCACATCACATTGCTAAAGCAACTTCTCCAGAAGACTTGCGCACGCTCTATCTTGGAGTTCTACTGCATAATCCAAGTACGCAACCCGTGACAGTCGATGTTTTACAAGCCGCAAGTTACTTAAGTCAACCTGACGCACCGTTTATCGAGTTACCACCCCAAACTGAAAATCCTTTAGGAACGATCTTTGCAGGACCAGGCGATCGCGTGATGAATGAGATCCTACGTGGACGGCGACAATCAATATTTCCTGCGCAAATCACCATTCCACCGCAGCAAAGTCGAATGTTGCTTAATTTACCAATTCCTGTACAAACGTTAGAACCACCAATTAATGGACGTTCTACTTTAATGCGGCTACGGAGCAATGGAAGGGTTTATGCAGCAAGTTTGGCGATGTTTGCTAAGTCTAATGCTGATGGTAGCGAGCGATCGCCAACTTTAGCCGAATGGCAACAGTTATTAGAAACGGGAAATTTAGCCGGACCTCGCGATCTCGCTCCAACACCTCCCGAAGCAGGTGGTAAAGTTATCTATGGTCGCGTTGCTGGAGTTGCGCAAGGTTCTCAATGGCAAGCTCAACTTGTTGATAGTCCTAATGTGCGATATTTG
This sequence is a window from Chroococcidiopsis sp. TS-821. Protein-coding genes within it:
- a CDS encoding DUF3370 domain-containing protein; its protein translation is MLPLLPVFTFAQATPTPTPTPQQEIVQPQQVRPLPGSLDTVPVFNSNSPEVVQTEGILLSTFPPSGKKAANAHLNFPFQGRFDIFAHHIAKATSPEDLRTLYLGVLLHNPSTQPVTVDVLQAASYLSQPDAPFIELPPQTENPLGTIFAGPGDRVMNEILRGRRQSIFPAQITIPPQQSRMLLNLPIPVQTLEPPINGRSTLMRLRSNGRVYAASLAMFAKSNADGSERSPTLAEWQQLLETGNLAGPRDLAPTPPEAGGKVIYGRVAGVAQGSQWQAQLVDSPNVRYLSIPPRGQAFSYGLSTLTAGRQGTNQVQSAPLMVRYPDTAYQAHGNYGIEYNLSLPLYNNTNQQQTISILLQTPIKEDELTQGGLRFLTPPAAQTFFRGTVRLRYSDDRGLPQTRYVHLVQKRGQAGEPLVLLNMPPGDRRLVQFDFLYPPDATPPQVLTIQNVKVEN